The genomic segment CGCGGCCGAATCGCTCGCCGAACGCCTGGGTTGCGAGGCGTCGACCGACTGCATGGCCGTGCTCCGGCGCGACGATATCGACGCGGTGGTCATCGGCACGCCAACGGATACCCACATCTCGTTCATGCTGGAAGCCGTGGCGCGCGGCAAGGCCGTGCTCTGCGAAAAGCCCATCGATCTCGACATGGAGAAATCGCTCGCCGCGGCGCGCGAAGTCGAACGTCTGAACGGGCGCGTGATGCTCGCGTTCAACCGCCGCTTCGATCCGACCTCCCAGGCGTTCCGTGCGGCGATCGACGCGGGCGATGTCGGCGAGGTTCGGCAGGTCATCATCTCGAGCCGCGATCCGGGCATGCCGCCGCGCGACTACGTGGAGCATTCGGGCGGCATTTTCCGCGACATGGTGATCCACGATCTCGACATGGCCCGCTGGCTGCTCGGCGAGGAGCCGGTCGAGGTGATGGCGATGGCGAGCCGTCTTGTGGATTCCTCGCTGTCGGAACTGGGCGACTTCGACACGGTCATGGTGCAGTTGCGCACGGCGTCCGGCAAGCAATGCCACATCAACTGCTG from the Burkholderia pyrrocinia genome contains:
- the iolG gene encoding inositol 2-dehydrogenase codes for the protein MIRIAVLGAGRIGRIHAGNAASIPNAKLVVVADPVAAAAESLAERLGCEASTDCMAVLRRDDIDAVVIGTPTDTHISFMLEAVARGKAVLCEKPIDLDMEKSLAAAREVERLNGRVMLAFNRRFDPTSQAFRAAIDAGDVGEVRQVIISSRDPGMPPRDYVEHSGGIFRDMVIHDLDMARWLLGEEPVEVMAMASRLVDSSLSELGDFDTVMVQLRTASGKQCHINCCREAVYGYDQRMEVSGSKGMLLQENLRPSTIRRWSKEATDVREPLLNFFLERYVDAYKGELQAFVDALHNDTPLPTSVDDGLKALRLAECALESATSGKAVTV